In the Manis javanica isolate MJ-LG chromosome 12, MJ_LKY, whole genome shotgun sequence genome, cagactaGGGTCCTGGGGCGCCGGGTGCCTCCTGTCCAAAGGGGAAGCTCTCCTCCGCACACAGCCAGGGTACCAGCTGGGTCGTGGGcctgatgacagcagctacagggccatgcaggtgaacagaagaggcaggttatcccaggttccccccgttatcctgcttccaccctgtcctcactaccctctgtgctcctggccctgtgcagagggtcctgtcaatcaccgtCACCCGTGGGGTCCCTGTCACAGTGAGGCGCATGAGCATAAcccactcacagaggaggaaactgggtcccagagagggaggggaatcaCCCTTGAGCCTGACAGGACTGTTTGCGCGGTGgagcagaatcccagcccaacctgTCTTTAGTACAACCCCCCACACCCAGCATGgcccgaagcttccctgaggctggggagcagcccaccCCTTGCGAATGGCCCCAGGCCAGAAACTTACCTGACTCTGGCCACTAAGTTTAAATGTTGCGGGACCTGAAGAACAAGAGTCCCTTTCTGCCggccctctggcctgggggctccagctggcaggacagggtgtatctgcaggacagaggggcacctgtgagtccctggagccacatgtcaggggcccttctcccagagcctgccagcaGCTGGAACCCACACGTGAGTcctgcccagcctcacctctTCTGGTCATCCAGGGTCTCCACGGCCTGGAAGAAGGCTCTGAAGTGCTCCTCGGGTTGCAGGTGATGCGTCATGGCCACGTACTTGTGTATGAGCATCTCACGTAGGATGGAACTTTCCTgcggcagaggaaggacaggatgcacaCAAGGAGGGGCGTGAGGAGCGGAGCAATGGGATGGTCCCTGATCTTTGCTCCCGTGGGAACCTGCCTTCCCTCCAATGCTATctagccctgcctgttcccactgttgggtctctagctgctcctccaggaaggccatcttgatgccacccccatcccccacccgacgaagccttgagtgtcctcagctctgggtGTGTTAACCTTCTCAAGACATGTCAGACCCAGGGGTTGGGCCggacagggtcctgcccaggggcTCTGCACCCCCCCCTCACTTTCTGTGGCGGGGTGTTACAGTAGCTCAACTCCGTCTCATCCCGTCACCCTGGAAGGCACCAAGGCAGccaaagtgcatcagaaacagcccctTGCACCCAGAATGAGGCCTAaacctccccaccctttctcaagttgGAGCACTCAGACCTAGGCCAGGATCTGGGGTACCGAGGAGGAgggactggactggggagctgaggccaagcttcCCATGCAAGTCTCTCTGATGACACGGAGACTGAGGCCTCAGGCAGGAAGGCACGGGCAGCCCCCTCCTGTGCTTCCTGCCTTGAAGGAGcaacatccctccccctgggcagggcctgagggagaggccatcctgctcagaggctgcagcctgtagccctcagccccacctgccctggggctgggactggggctTAAGGGGGGCAGGGGGTCCTTCTGGCTGCCCTCTCCAaggagcccagcccctggggtggaggggagactccCAAGAGGCGGGTGGCCTGGTGCTGAGAGCTCCAGCTCACTAGGGTCTCTCTCCTCTTCAGAGCTCACCATCCTGCacaccctgtgcccctctggcctCATTCCCATCATTCTGTTCCAGGGGTTTGACTAGGACCAGGAGGCCAGCCATGAACAATCCGAAGATGGGGACCATGCTGtgccactggggtggggaggtgcccCGTCTACCTCAGGGGAGCCCATAGAGCCTCTCCTGAACCCCTCACTCGCAGCCCCTAGCtccccttggaccaccctgtgcttccTCCCACGCCCTCCCTttgccctgctctcccctcctgtccctcccagggctggcttttggccaatcccaAGACCCGTGGTCCCTGCACCCGTCCTCCAACTTCtctctgtacccagctgctctctccctcctggtcaccccagtcctggcagttcagggctggtggcaccagcAGCAAGTACAGGGTCTCCCCCACAGCCATGACCCTGGCCAGGCCACTCTCACCTCCTGCCTATCCTCAGATTCCCGGAGGAAACGATGCTGTTGCGTCACCATGGAAGTCGCCTCCTGCAAGGTCCAGGTCACTCAGGTGtgctcatgctcccctcccacaTGGCCTCCCACAAATCAGAGCTTGGTTGGTGGATGCCTCGCCTGAGTCCTCTGGTGCtatgctgtccccacccccagcaggctctcagctgaGGGCGATcgcagctccagcacacacttaTACTCATGGGTGTCCTTGGGCCACTGCCGGCCGTcctgagaggcttcctcacctgcagagTGTCAGGGGAGTTCCCtttgcctcccagggtgccctgaacactcactgtcacctggctatcaccaTGGCTCCCCTCACACGACCGGGTGGGATGGGCACAAAGCTGAAggccatcttgtgctccctggaccctgctcacctgggaggcccGCACCCCAGGGTGACAACCTTCCCTGaccagatgaggagcctgaggcctcagaggggcagtgatgggctcagggggccctggggaggggctgaccTTGCTCTGCcataggccccacccctgctgccagcccagtgCCAGCCCTAGCCCCAGCCCTGACAGgagcctgtcctctgggtcctcgcTGGATGTcaggcccccagtcaagtggagccagggagggagacaaacaGGACACCTTGGGGGCCAGGCGGAGCCTACTTCTCCCATCAGCTGTCCCCTCTCACCATGCACACCTCGAGTCAGCACCCAAGGCTGGGCCACAGCACGGCAGAGGGCTTGCCCCAAGGATCCCCTCCctccagacctctagcctccatttaccTTGAGGAGCCTCTTCCGGTTAAGCCACCTCTCTTTTTCAAGTCTCTTATGCATCCTGGAGCTCTTcctaaggggaggagagaggagggagacatgtggcCAACAGGTGGAGGCTTTGGGGTGTTGGACCCCTTTtccactagcctgcatgaggctttccaccaTGGCTCTTAGTCCTGGGGAATCTGAGGCCTGCAGTTCTCCTGGGGGCAGATCTGCTTTGGGACAGGTGGCTGTCCTTGGGACAGAGATCTCCTGCTGCAAAACACATGCTGAACATCTCCCATtggcttcaacccacacctgacgAAGAAACCCGATTCCTGAGGGGGAACCGCTGGCCTAACCCACGGGGGCTCTGAGGGCCCGCCATCCTGTaagcccctgtccccagggtctgccgcctcccaggagccccagccgactgaggggacactgccagacctAGGGGTGGTGTCTCTGGTCCACTAAGGTCCCCTGGTCCTAGTGACAGGACTACCTACCAGGAAACACGTCCCCAGGTGCACTGCAGACGACTGATggcagggctctgcagggccaagagaatggcatggaggtGTGCGAAATTCTCGAggtccagacactcctgggagggaagacagagctgagaacgTGGCCTGCTTCTGTCCCCctatgaactcctgtccttaaggagacaggcacccagggagcccagcacacccagtacctgttgagcagccctcctgggtggaggactgtatctcaacccaaggaaggggccagggatggctgtcccacccTCGGGGCCTGCGAGTCCAGGTCAGCACgtccctggcaggaggggcccagggaccaGGCAGGGTCAGACTGTAGGACTCCATCCTGAGAGTTGGCCAAGGAGGGGAGAAGGTCCCAACATGCCAGGATGGACCCTGGGGGCTGTTCCATGGCACACcttggccacctggatccagaactctaccactcgggccctgtcccgCGCCGTCATGCCTGGggccccgaggcaggaggagatgaccatGTTGGCTGCATCATGAAATTGTTTTATGATCTTATTGGTGGAGGCCAGGTGTTCAACGTTTCCGTTGTATGACTGGCTCCCGCAGCGGGTCATGCGGTCGtccactgccaccttggtgaaCAGTTCCTGAGGATGGCAAGGGGGTGTCATTTAGCTGTGTCCACGGTGCCCCTGGACCCAGGTGGTTACcagtcagagctggagcccaggccacTGAGGATGTGGTGTGAGCCTTATGGCAGTCCAGGCTTCGGACTCCATCCACTGAGGCACCCGGGAACGGATGCACTGGACCCCACaatggtggggaacagagggccTCACTGAGAACAGGcatcctccctcacctcctccctgcagcacaaggcagctcatGCCTGCACgacctggggcatctgcctcccattctgtcaccccgtggatcccgctacccactcaggtgcagttacCCCCAAAACAACTCCAACCAGgcctttgttgttgtctgtcaggtacatggcaggggcctctgaagtgcggaggctgtggaggcctgcCAGCCAATGGCctgaggacctaaggccctggcagcacctctcTGAGCACCCCTCTACTacactgcccctcccaccccagccaggccctgcccaccttccttcTGCTATTTctcattggtctgcaaggatccctaagtgccagccctactgtccgtgtggtcagtgaaggcttgggggtgaggagagtttCTCAGGGCATATGGTGGGAAGGTGGCAtgtgggcccagatcacaggagtgcACATCGGgacagcaggtctggggcagcgcatggcacagggaaggcccaccccaACTTCGATCCCGCTCCACTCACCGCatacatcagggtcagctgctcggcaACCAGGCGGGGGGGGAATGCCAGGAGGGTGGACTCTGGAGCTGGCTTTGCCCCTGCCAGGCCCGGTGCCATTCTGGCAGGTGCCCTGGGCCCTGTACCTGAGGGCTCATGGGGCTCAAGCTCAGGGCTCGGCAGTGGGGCTGAGGGCACTGCTGGGACGTCCTCCGGCTCTGCGGGGGCTGACGCAGGTGACACTggccgtagctccagcacaggggtctcagggagctcctgaactGGCTCTAGCCATGAAGCCggccctccctgtgtctctggagccagctgcgtctgccgtggttctggagcagggaggacacagagaaagggtcaccccggggctgattccccacaccttacaatgacagaaaagccctcactgcGTTGCAGGCAACCCTGGtccaggaagcccaccctagacggttccctggctgcagcccctcaccttccggctctgccacagtgggccccaggtgctcctcctgggccaagtggtggaggactcgGCCCTCTGGGATAGATGAAAGCTGGCTGCCATGGAGGACGCTGGTCACATCATTGGGCTCCCAGGCATGGCGCCTAGCCTGgcccatcctggggctgggggaaggcctgggggtggAAGAGTGTGAAGCCTGGTCTTCCCAGCCACACTGCCGTCCCagcccacccttgtgtgggcctggccactctgcattcccctgcctgtccaggcaactgctcctcccccttcctgaccctgtgtgtcccgggaccccatcctctcccatcctcccaaatAAGAAGTCCCCAGTCATCAGCCCGCCTGTGGGAATCCAAAGATGGGTCACCTGCTGGGTTCtgaaggctcatggggctccacctCGGGGCCCGAGACCACTCCCGGGATGTCCGAGATCGccgcacaggggctggtgggctctggaCCTGGCACTGGCTCTGCCAGGCCCGGTGCCATTCCGGCAGGTGCTCCGGGCCCcagggctgaagcaggtgacaccggctgtagctccagcacaggggtctcttGTGCCGTCCTCACAcctgtccagggagccctcccCCTGTGGATCTTATTTGCATGGAGAGTTGACTCCTCTTCATGCTGAAAGGGGCAGGGGGTGTAtcgtcagtgggaaacccaggaaccaccaggacgagggaggtttgCAACTCACCCGAGAGTCCCCAGCCCTCTGGGGTGCGatcaaggagagggaaggggtgccCCCAGGGAATGAGATTCCAGGCCTTCTGGAGTGGGACTGTCAACCACTCTCGTGGGGAAG is a window encoding:
- the LOC140845179 gene encoding uncharacterized protein isoform X1 — encoded protein: MLMDPRSSGLSVCLAAPSSRYTCAGGTDLAPSLGSPPRARWAPGAAVAPSRLSRSGRRAEAVQVLEIDPDLRPLARPDFSQSSSTTSSRCRRAARPGTPTPRGTAFGLGGRLGQSRNAWGNLSHADRIAKAVESSAEKRLPLLMCGGGARAGPTSGMRATATALHAGRVTPSMLSVTSRSQDPTMMAKGQVEKLCYQEPSEGMEVREANRGGLPARCGRWLRDHLQRLCPCCPRNPEHEEESTLHANKIHRGRAPWTGVRTAQETPVLELQPVSPASALGPGAPAGMAPGLAEPVPGPEPTSPCAAISDIPGVVSGPEVEPHEPSEPSRPSPSPRMGQARRHAWEPNDVTSVLHGSQLSSIPEGRVLHHLAQEEHLGPTVAEPEEPRQTQLAPETQGGPASWLEPVQELPETPVLELRPVSPASAPAEPEDVPAVPSAPLPSPELEPHEPSGTGPRAPARMAPGLAGAKPAPESTLLAFPPRLVAEQLTLMYAELFTKVAVDDRMTRCGSQSYNGNVEHLASTNKIIKQFHDAANMVISSCLGAPGMTARDRARVVEFWIQVAKECLDLENFAHLHAILLALQSPAISRLQCTWGRVSWKSSRMHKRLEKERWLNRKRLLKEATSMVTQQHRFLRESEDRQEESSILREMLIHKYVAMTHHLQPEEHFRAFFQAVETLDDQKRYTLSCQLEPPGQRAGRKGLLFFRSRNI
- the LOC140845179 gene encoding uncharacterized protein isoform X2 encodes the protein MLMDPRSSGLSVCLAAPSSRYTCAGGTDLAPSLGSPPRARWAPGAAVAPSRLSRSGRRAEAVQVLEIDPDLRPLARPDFSQSSSTTSSRCRRAARPGTPTPRGTAFGLGGRLGQSRNAWGNLSHADRIAKAVESSAEKRLPLLMCGGGARAGPTSGMRATATALHAGRVTPSMLSVTSRSQDPTMMAKGQVEKLCYQEPSEGMEVREANRGGLPARCGRWLRDHLQRLCPCCPRNPEHEEESTLHANKIHRGRAPWTGVRTAQETPVLELQPVSPASALGPGAPAGMAPGLAEPVPGPEPTSPCAAISDIPGVVSGPEVEPHEPSEPSRPSPSPRMGQARRHAWEPNDVTSVLHGSQLSSIPEGRVLHHLAQEEHLGPTVAEPEEPRQTQLAPETQGGPASWLEPVQELPETPVLELRPVSPASAPAEPEDVPAVPSAPLPSPELEPHEPSGTGPRAPARMAPGLAGAKPAPESTLLAFPPRLVAEQLTLMYAELFTKVAVDDRMTRCGSQSYNGNVEHLASTNKIIKQFHDAANMVISSCLGAPGMTARDRARVVEFWIQVAKECLDLENFAHLHAILLALQSPAISRLQCTWGRVSWKSSRMHKRLEKERWLNRKRLLKESSILREMLIHKYVAMTHHLQPEEHFRAFFQAVETLDDQKRYTLSCQLEPPGQRAGRKGLLFFRSRNI
- the LOC140845179 gene encoding uncharacterized protein isoform X3, giving the protein MEARAVEGGDPWGKSSAVLWPNLKADSRCTWVTPSMLSVTSRSQDPTMMAKGQVEKLCYQEPSEGMEVREANRGGLPARCGRWLRDHLQRLCPCCPRNPEHEEESTLHANKIHRGRAPWTGVRTAQETPVLELQPVSPASALGPGAPAGMAPGLAEPVPGPEPTSPCAAISDIPGVVSGPEVEPHEPSEPSRPSPSPRMGQARRHAWEPNDVTSVLHGSQLSSIPEGRVLHHLAQEEHLGPTVAEPEEPRQTQLAPETQGGPASWLEPVQELPETPVLELRPVSPASAPAEPEDVPAVPSAPLPSPELEPHEPSGTGPRAPARMAPGLAGAKPAPESTLLAFPPRLVAEQLTLMYAELFTKVAVDDRMTRCGSQSYNGNVEHLASTNKIIKQFHDAANMVISSCLGAPGMTARDRARVVEFWIQVAKECLDLENFAHLHAILLALQSPAISRLQCTWGRVSWKSSRMHKRLEKERWLNRKRLLKEATSMVTQQHRFLRESEDRQEESSILREMLIHKYVAMTHHLQPEEHFRAFFQAVETLDDQKRYTLSCQLEPPGQRAGRKGLLFFRSRNI